One stretch of Hevea brasiliensis isolate MT/VB/25A 57/8 chromosome 12, ASM3005281v1, whole genome shotgun sequence DNA includes these proteins:
- the LOC110655346 gene encoding NAC domain-containing protein 2, giving the protein MAAAAAVALELPPGFRFHPTDEELVIHYLCRKCASQPIAVPIIAEIDLYKYNPWHLPGMALYGEKEWYFFSPRDRKYPNGSRPNRAAGTGYWKATGADKPIGHPKPLGIKKALVFYAGKAPKGEKTNWIMHEYRLADVDRSVRRSNSLRLDDWVLCRIYNKKGTIGKQGQVSNQILNSPEIIEDKKPEFMAPPPAPSSATGTANDYLYFDASDSAPKLHTDSSCSEHVVSPEFTSEVQSEPKWKDWGDANALDFSYNYMDATMEKEFGSLYPGNNQMSPLQDIFMHLAKPF; this is encoded by the exons ATGGCAGCGGCAGCGGCAGTAGCGTTGGAATTACCTCCAGGATTTAGGTTCCATCCAACAGACGAGGAGCTCGTGATCCACTACCTTTGCCGCAAATGTGCGTCTCAGCCGATTGCTGTCCCGATAATTGCCGAAATCGATCTCTACAAGTACAACCCGTGGCATCTCCCAG GTATGGCTTTGTATGGGGAAAAGGAGTGGTACTTCTTTTCACCTAGGGACAGGAAATATCCAAACGGATCGAGGCCGAACCGCGCCGCTGGAACTGGCTATTGGAAGGCTACAGGAGCAGATAAGCCAATTGGGCATCCGAAGCCTCTTGGAATCAAGAAGGCTTTGGTATTTTATGCAGGGAAAGCTCCCAAAGGAGAGAAAACAAATTGGATTATGCACGAGTATCGGTTAGCCGATGTGGATCGCTCGGTTCGCAGGAGTAACAGCTTAAGG TTGGATGATTGGGTGCTGTGTCGCATATACAACAAGAAAGGCACAATTGGGAAGCAAGGACAAGTAAGCAATCAGATATTGAACTCGCCGGAAATAATCGAGGATAAGAAGCCGGAGTTCATGGCCCCTCCGCCTGCTCCATCATCGGCGACGGGAACTGCAAATGATTACCTGTACTTTGATGCGTCCGATTCAGCACCGAAGTTGCACACGGACTCAAGCTGCTCGGAGCACGTAGTGTCGCCGGAGTTCACGTCCGAGGTACAGAGTGAGCCTAAGTGGAAAGACTGGGGGGACGCAAATGCCCTGGATTTCTCATACAATTACATGGATGCCACCATGGAAAAAGAGTTCGGGTCACTGTATCCGGGAAATAATCAGATGTCACCGCTTCAGGATATATTCATGCACCTAGCGAAGCCGTTTTGA